Sequence from the uncultured Bacteroides sp. genome:
AATAAGTGGGATATGTGTTTTTTATTGCAATATCAGATCCTACCCAATACACATTTCCAGTCTTTACTCCTTGCTTCTGGGCAGTAATCCATATCGGTTCCCCTAAATAATAAGCCGGATTGTTACGGGTAGCAGAATCTCCCATTGAATAAAGTACTCCTGTTTTTTTATTCCAAAAGGTATTATTCACAATGCCATGATGATCGGGTACCAATCCGGTAGCCAAAGTATAATGATTTGGAAAAGTGGATGCCGGATAGGAAGGTTGCATACTTTCTGCTTTCACTCCTATACAGGCTACTTTATCGAGATTAGGAGTGGAATACATTTGTGGATAATCCCATCTGAATGCATCCAATGAAACAATAATTGTGTAATTGTCGCTTTTCTTTGCTCCATATACTGAGGAAGTAAGGAAAACTATCAAGAGAAAGGATGAAATAAACTTATGCATAATTTTCATTTTATGAATTAAACAGAAAAGGATACCTGCAAAGGTACCCTTTCATTATATAAAATCAAATATATTGACTAGAAAATATATCTTACTCCAATTTGTGATCTCCAACGAGAGTTATAATCAGATGCGCTATACAGCTTACTTCCAGCAGGTTTTGTAAACTGGAACGTAGGAATACCGTTAGCATCTACACTTGATACAGCAACCGGAGTATAGGAGTAACTTGTTGAATTATAAACACCCCAGGAACGATTGAGAAGATTTCCCACATTCAGTATATCAAATGTAAGCTGTATTGTATTTCTTCTTCCAGCAACATTCACATAAAAATCTTGTGCGAGATGGAAATCAAAATGATTTTCAAATGGTGAGCGCAGACCGTTTCTTGGTATATATTGTCCTTTCAAAGCTTTTATATCATTATTTGCATTAATCCATTCGCCTAAAGCTGCTCTCTGTTGATCGGCAGTCATAGCATTATTACCTGTTATAGGTTTGAACAACATAGTTGCCAGCTCAGCATCTGTTGGAACATATAGAACATCATTTCCTGATGCACCGTCATTATTCAGATTGTTTTGATAGCATACAGAATAATTAGATCCAGACTGTCCGTTATAGAACAAACTAACAGTTGTAGCAAAGTGTTTAGCATACTCTTTCTTATAAGATACACTACCTATAATTCTGTGACGGACATCAAAATCTGAATATGAAAGTTCAGGATTATTAGGTCCTTGCCAGTTTTCGTTGTATTGCCAGTTAGAAACAGCCTGACTAGAAGTTCCATCATTCATCCCTGTTGATTTTCCATAGGTATAAGCAGCCATAGTACTTAAACCAAAATCGAAGTCTTTTTCAAGTTTGGCGGTTAAACTATATGTGTATCCTTTACTTGAATTAGTTAGATAAACAATACCCGTATACTCTTTTGTATATGCATTGTTTGTTGCAGGATTAATTTCAGCTTTATACAAAGGCCTTTTATCTCCACCATTAGATAAATATTTCCCATTTTCTCCATAAGCCAGATTTTTATAAAGCACATTATTCATCGTTTTTGAATAAAGTCCTTCCAAAGAGCCTTTAATACCATAAGCAAAAGTATGCTCAACCGCTAAATTAGCACGAAATACCTGAGGAAATTTAAAATTTTTATCAACCACATCAATTTCTGAAGTCATTGTTCCACTAGGAACAAATTGTTTAGTTGGATCAATTTGAAACTTAAAGCCTTTAGACATTGCACTGGCCATGTCTGCCGCCTGAAGGCGAGTACGACTATACTCTACACCTGTATTTGAAAAATTATTAGAAAGCCATACAAAAGGTATTCTTCCTGTAAAAATACCTAAGCCCCCACGAACCAGAGTTTTTCTGGAATCATCAAGATTCCATCTGAAACCAACACGAGGAGAAAACATAGGGGTTGATGAAGGCATTTGGTTAGTTGCAACATTATATTCTTTAGCAATAGCAGAACTATTGAAAGTTACATTTTCTCCTGGTTTATCAAAGAACAAAGGAATATCCATACGAACACCATAGGTTAAACGGAACAAATCTGTTACATTCCAATCATCCTGCAAGTAAAGACCTAACTGAGCAGCACCAAAAGAAGGAGCCCATCGCTTACTACCCGTTATATCCTCTCTTGAAAAAGAATAATTATATTCGTAAGGAGCAGCTTCATTAGCAGTACCAATACTTAAAAAATCATTCAATGAGTTATAAACGTAAGATCCGTAATTTTCACGAATAAACAAATTCTTAAATTTAAAGAATTCATTATGAGTTCCTGCTGTGAATGTATGAGTTCCCTTAAACCATGTTAAATTATCAGTTAAAGTGAACACATCCTGATTCAGATAATTTGCAGGTGAATATCTTTCCGATCCAAGTTCAACCGATCTTGAATTAGTTAGATTAATCTTCATATAAGGAATAGGCTGACCTGCAATTTCTCTGGAATCTCTTACACGCGTATACCCTGCTCTAAATTCATTTGCTAATTCAGTTGAGAAACGAGAATTCAATTCTGCCACAAGTGAATGGGTTTTATTATTCATTGTGTACCCATTATTATTAAAATGTAAAGCATTTGCTGAATTCGAGAAAATGAGTTGATTAGCATCTAAATAGCTGTAACGGAATGTAAATTTATTAGCTTGGTTGATATTCCAGTCTACACGGGCCAATAACTTAGTTGATTCAGTATTAATATCTTGTGAACTATAGCCACCTCCATTATCACCACCAGTAAGAGATATTAATTTATCTGAAATTTGTTTTGCCTCATCTGCTGTAATATTTGAGCCATCACCAACATTATAAGATGAAGGATATGTTTTCTTACTCTTTTCTGCATTAGCAAAAAAGAACAATTTATTTTTAATAATAGGACCTCCAAAAGTAAAGCCATAAGTTTTATCCGATTGCTTGGATAATTTCTTCCTGTTAGCAAAATCCTTTCCAGCTGTAGTACCTGCAAAATTCTGATTGTTATAGTATTCATAAGCCGATCCATGAAAATCATTTGTACCCGATTTGGTAATTGCATTAATGCCACCGCCAGTAAAGCCACTCTGACGAACATCAAAAGGAGCTATAACTACCTGTATTTCCTCAATTGCATCAAGTGAAATAGGATTAGCGCCAGTTTGTCCACCATTTGTTCCACTAGAAGACAGACCAAACACATCATTATTTACAGCACCATCAATCTGAAAACTGTTATATCTGTTATTAGAACCAGCAAAAGATAGTCCACTTCCGGAAACAGTTGCCTGAGGGGTCATTTTTGCAACATCATAAATACTACGAGATATAGAAGGTGAATTTTCTATTCTATTTCTACTAAAATTCACTGCTGCTCCTGTTTTTTGGGAATTAAACTTTCCATCACGAGAAGCAACCACAACCACCTCATTCAGTATTTCGGAAGATGCTTTGAGAGCAGCATCCAGCAAATAGTTTTCACCCAATTGCAATGTAATACCAGAGAAAGAAGACTTTTGAAAACCTATATAAGTTATTTCAACTTTATATGGACCACCAGAACGCATCCCTTGAAGTGAGAAATGGCCATCAGCATTTGTAATAGTGCCATATCTGGTGCCCGAAGGTTCATGAATAGCCAGAACTGTGGCTCCAATGGCTGGCTCACCTTCTGCCACAACCTTACCATTTATCCCGGCAGTTGTAACCTGAGCATTAATCATAGTAGTAAATATCAATACTACTACCATAAATGAAAATAATCTTTTAAACATAAACTAATTAATTAGATAAATACTAAGAATTTTAAATATTCCTAAAAATTTATACAAAAGTAACATGTCTATATGTCGATTAGATTACAGTTCCATTTCATTTTGATGGCAAATATAAAGAACTGATTTAAACGAAGGAGCAAGTTTAAAGTGCAAAAAAAAGCTGTTCAAGTTTTCTTGAACAGCTTTTCATGTTTATTTAGAGCTTT
This genomic interval carries:
- a CDS encoding TonB-dependent receptor; translated protein: MVVVLIFTTMINAQVTTAGINGKVVAEGEPAIGATVLAIHEPSGTRYGTITNADGHFSLQGMRSGGPYKVEITYIGFQKSSFSGITLQLGENYLLDAALKASSEILNEVVVVASRDGKFNSQKTGAAVNFSRNRIENSPSISRSIYDVAKMTPQATVSGSGLSFAGSNNRYNSFQIDGAVNNDVFGLSSSGTNGGQTGANPISLDAIEEIQVVIAPFDVRQSGFTGGGINAITKSGTNDFHGSAYEYYNNQNFAGTTAGKDFANRKKLSKQSDKTYGFTFGGPIIKNKLFFFANAEKSKKTYPSSYNVGDGSNITADEAKQISDKLISLTGGDNGGGYSSQDINTESTKLLARVDWNINQANKFTFRYSYLDANQLIFSNSANALHFNNNGYTMNNKTHSLVAELNSRFSTELANEFRAGYTRVRDSREIAGQPIPYMKINLTNSRSVELGSERYSPANYLNQDVFTLTDNLTWFKGTHTFTAGTHNEFFKFKNLFIRENYGSYVYNSLNDFLSIGTANEAAPYEYNYSFSREDITGSKRWAPSFGAAQLGLYLQDDWNVTDLFRLTYGVRMDIPLFFDKPGENVTFNSSAIAKEYNVATNQMPSSTPMFSPRVGFRWNLDDSRKTLVRGGLGIFTGRIPFVWLSNNFSNTGVEYSRTRLQAADMASAMSKGFKFQIDPTKQFVPSGTMTSEIDVVDKNFKFPQVFRANLAVEHTFAYGIKGSLEGLYSKTMNNVLYKNLAYGENGKYLSNGGDKRPLYKAEINPATNNAYTKEYTGIVYLTNSSKGYTYSLTAKLEKDFDFGLSTMAAYTYGKSTGMNDGTSSQAVSNWQYNENWQGPNNPELSYSDFDVRHRIIGSVSYKKEYAKHFATTVSLFYNGQSGSNYSVCYQNNLNNDGASGNDVLYVPTDAELATMLFKPITGNNAMTADQQRAALGEWINANNDIKALKGQYIPRNGLRSPFENHFDFHLAQDFYVNVAGRRNTIQLTFDILNVGNLLNRSWGVYNSTSYSYTPVAVSSVDANGIPTFQFTKPAGSKLYSASDYNSRWRSQIGVRYIF